gggggaaagAGCGGACTTTCAGTCACCTAGCTAAGAACACCAGACAAATGGCGAACCAGTGAATCAGGGAACTAGATTATTAGTTCGATGTTAGAGCTCTAGACAATAGAAACATCAGAATAGAACtgtttaaacatttaatttccTTTCGAAAAAAGTAAACTAAGCATATGATCAAATAACCGCATATTATGATCTCCATTAGCACAGAACTGCCAGAACCAAAACCTGCAGGCAACCATCCTGCAGTGCTAGCTAAAGCTCTCAGATCGAAGCCTTGCCAGCTAGCCTATCAGTGCTCCTTCCTTATCACCCTCCTTGACAGCCTCATTCTTGTCAGCGCCAGTGGTACTGCCAGCATTACCATTGCTGCCGGAGCAGCGAGCGAATTTCTTGGACGAGGTGTTGTGGCGCTTCCCGACCGGGTGCTTGATGGCGTTGAGCCCAATCTTGCGCAGCGCGGCCTTGCCGAGGTCGACGCCGCACATGTCGGAGAGGCGGACGAGGTAGAGGAGCACGTCGGCGAGCTCCTCGCCCAGGTGCTCCGTCTCCCGGGCCTCCCACCCCGGCAGGCCCCGGGGCACCTCGCCCCTCCACTGGAAGATCTCCGAGAGCTCCCCGACCTCACCCACCTGCAGCAATGCAAGTCACGTCACACCAGTCAACAACAGTAGCCAGAATTTGCAAGATTATTAAACTAAAAACACATGCATAAATGTTGGTGAGAAGTCAGCAACAAGTGATGAGTAGACTGGACACAGGGCTACAGGAGTAGAGGAcagcttgctgctgctggtcaGGCTCTGTGGCCACCTCACAGCAGCATGCTTTTTATGGCCATGCCAGAGGCTCACAAAACTTGATAAGAACAATGAACAAGGATGCATGGTGGTCACTCCTGTTTATGGTCACTCCGCCTGCCTTGTGCAGGCTTTCTTCTGCATCAAATTCAATTTCTGCACAGCAGCACAACTTCAAGTAGCACACGACGAACAGAAAGGATCTAGATGACCTTTCGTTGCTGAACCAAGGGGCAAGCATATATGCTAAAAAAAGACAAGGCGCTGACAAATTATAACTACATGAATGGAAAAGGAACAACAAACATAGGGAAGTTCATGAAGCCCGATAACAGGTGATGCGCAgcattttcttgtttcttttggATGGTTTTTCCTGTTTCCCGGGTCCACTTGTCTACAACATTGTTCATGGCGTCAGAGCCAGAATTGATGACTGCATAGAGATCATCATGTTTTCTGGGTGCAGCTGGAAACTAATTAGGCGTACAATTAATGGCCATACGTTCCTTTCAGTTTCATCAGTTTTCAGCTTTCCTCTAAAACTAGACACGACAATTTTTCGATTCTAGTAGCGTGCACATCTCGTTCAAAGCCTAAATAATTCGGACGCTCAATCACATACAAACAAGGAAGAAGATCCTCTAAGATCAACTTTTTATTGTATAAAGTATGCACGCCCCGTTCCAAAGTCGATCTAGTTTATTATACGAGACAAGGAAGGCCAACAATTTTGGTAGGTGAAAACAACACGGGACGTTTCTTCCCATCAAACATAAATAGCAATTGATATTCTACCAAAATTTCCATGTACCTATCGATAAGGGAGATCTCGCCATTATCTACTACTAATTTAAGGATTAGACActaaatgagaaaaatatgccGATTGCCTGATGCCACCATGAATGCTATAGAAAGCAAGAACAGAGAGAGGCGGAAAAGATGATAAATCTTTCGGATGGCATGAGCACAACTGCGTACACGGACAAAAGACGAAACGAGCCCCCCATCTATTCTCGACAAGTCAGTCGACAAGAAACACAATCATAGCAGGAAAGAAAAACGATGTATCACGCACGCAGCTAGCTAGTATAGGAGACGAACGAAATCATCGTCGAGCGAAATCCGCAAGAACATAACACTATCTGAGGATGAACACGGGGAATTTCTTGTGCACGCGCGGGCGCAGAGGATCGAATCGAGGAATCGGCGAGGCAGAGAAGGGTAGGGGTGTGGCGGCGTAccatggcgaggaggaggttcCTGGGGCTGTGGAACTGGTCCCAGTCCCGCTCCTTGGCGAAGTCGGCCATCCGCTTCCGCAGTTCCTCCAGAgtcaccgccgcctcgccgtcgacgcccttgcccttcgccgccgccgccgccgcctggataCCGCCGCCGTCCATCTCTGCCTGACTGGTCTGGCTGGGAAGATAAACGGGAGATGAGGAGAGCACTGCCCAGGTCAGGTCAGGAAGGACCGAAGGAGCTTTTATAGCGGCAGGGAGACGGACAGGGAGGCGAGGAAAGCGTGTGGATTTCTTCCGTTTTTGGTTGAACTTGGAACAGGGCCCGTGGGCCACCTCGTGCCCGGTTGGTGGTTTTACGCGGGCCTGCTGCTGTATTGGCGTGGCCCACcatgtattttttttcgaaatggCCCACCACCAATTGATCGAGGAAAGCGCACGTTATAATAGTTGTCTAAACACGTGTTCATACGTCCCTTGAATTTGCTGTGAATCTAATCTACCGTGTATTCCATCCGTACCAAATTATTATTCGCTAATCTGCCATATATTACATCCGTCCTAAAATTACTATTCGATAATCTACCATATattccatccgtcccaaattactatttaacttttttttatacatagattttgctatggatctagatgtatgtatgttcgtacatagcaaaatctatttatttagaaaaaactaaaaagaatagcaaaatctatttatttagaaaaaattaaaaagaatagTAATTtcaaacgaatagtaatttgaaatgaagggagTAATTGCATAAAAATACTGTAATCTGCCATACATACTTGCATAGTGTATTGTGCGGTTGCGTGCCCggaaacatatatatatatatatatagccatTGTACACAAGAAGCTACTCATTTGCATTATAATTGCACTACAAATAATGTAAGATTTCAACGACCTCTCGTGTCAAGATAAATTTTGTAGAGTGATAACACTAAAAAAACAAACTGTTACTACTACCAGACATAGCCACAAAGCACGAACATCGGCACAGCTTAGAATTTTCTCAGAGCATATTGCAATCGACTAGCAAACTTGCAAGCTGCACAACCGGCAACAAAAGCATCGCTGGACAAGAAAAAATTTGAGGCATCAGCGGTAACCACAACACTTAGCAGCTTTCACTCAAACAAAGTGCAGGTTTACAGATGCGTTGTCGCAACATCACAGGCTCTAAACAGGCATAATTAACAAAATCCTCCACGAGTACATATCCTGGAAAAGGTATACAGGAGTTGCTCATTAGGAcatccttctttttcctccccaCAGCCAGCACCAGGAGCCTAGTCACCCTTGCGGCGGAAGGAGCAGCCCTCGGTGAGCCTGGCCTTCCCACCGGTAGGTTGGCAGAGCACCGTCTGGCAGCCTGGGCACACCACCACGGTCTGGGAGTGGCTGAACACAGTGGTTCTGCAATCACATCAACAGAGAGTTAGATATTGTTAGCAATTCTTTGGTTTGAACAACATCCCATAAAAACAGAAACAATGCATGTTTCTAAAGCACCTAAGCTCTGGTCTGACGATTAATCCTAACTCACTGGAATCAACTTGTGCATATGTTACAATGGAGGAAGCAACAGAAGCCCCGCAAACACTAGTACATACATGGTTAACATCTAAAGGACAGAGACAAGTGCAATCAAGCTTAGAGATGACAAGAATATCAAATTTACTGGAATCAATAAAAAAAGGCTGCTGCACTTGCAGCAATATCAAGCAACAAGGCATTACGCTGTGGAATTTTCAAATTTACAACTAGCACAATCAATTAAATCACCTAGCACTAAAGCCAACAAAACAAGGAACTTGTACTGGTCAGGTAAGAAACTAACAAAAATATGTAGCGTGTGAATAGCAGTTTCCATCTCTACACCTATCAACATTTTCTTCGCAATGTATAATGTGATAACAGCCTATAAAACTTTTGCTAGACCCTTGCAACAAATATAAATTATACCAAATTAAGATGCTTCATTCTACCAATAAGTTCCACACAGTCTTAACATTGCAAAAAGCACAAGGCTCCAACAATTGAATCGAGATTGACACCTTACTTAGTAGTAATTAGAACACTACTTGCTAACTATTGAGTAGAACCCCAGAATTATCAAAGGAAAATAAGTAACGCAGGATTAGCATAACACACTAACCATGATAAATAGACAATTGGCGAGATGGACACAATCTATCAACCTCTGAAACTATAAGTAGGTGAAATAACTTTCCTAAACACAGTTTGTGCACCATTCAATGAGCACACAAAGCAAACAAGCTATCTACCACACGTGCCGCAATCTATACAAAGTTCGACTCATGGCTCAGTCAAGCAAAATCGCTCTCAATTGCAATTTTAGTGACATAATACGAAAAGGGGAGCAAGGATCAAGAAGCCTTACATGCTGAAACAGCCCTGGCACTTGACATCCTGCACAGATTGGAAAACAAAACACAGAGCAAACACAATTAGAGCCGGTCTCCAACCAGACTACACAAGAACGGGCCATCTCTTAACAGATCACAGGCGATTTGCACCACTCCATCACGCAGAAAGCGAGGAAATGGCATAAACGCGTACCATGAAGAAGGAGTTGGGGGACTGGACGAGGCGCTTCTTCTTGTGCTTGAGCTTCTCGAGCTCCGCCGGCGGGTTGAGCAGGTCGATGTCGTTCTGGAGCACCTGCACCGATTCGCCCCCAATAAACAAACAAGAGCAACATCAGATCGAAATAGCAAATCAACCAAGCCGAGAAACGGAATCGAAATGGAAAGGGTAAGAAGCACACGGTCGAATCGAATCAAAAAGCTGTACCATCTTGGAGATGCGGTCGCCGCCTCGAGCGCTCTTGCGACGGAGGAAGCTGAGGGAGGGAGCGGGACGGCGAAGGCGagcgcgaggtggcggcggggagaaTCGGGGCTAGGGCTGGAAGAGAGCCTTTGTGACCGGAGGGTGGAAGTTTTATATGTGGACGTGGTGAATCTGAGGCGTCCATCCGGGTGCTCCGTCCATCTTGGCCGTCCGTGGGATCGGAGAGTCGGATTTCAGCAGAGACCTTAGAACCTGCTTTTCAGGAGAGCTTCTTTGTGTGACAAGGGAGAGATGGTTCTACTATAAAATTCCATTTTggatgattttttaattctagTTCTGCTGGAACAGAAGAGAAACGTTTCGCTTTGTTTttgagaagaaacaaaaataagcAAACCTTTCAGCAGGTTCCGTGGTttttgaaaagaaataaaaattatgCACCCATTCCAAACACAGTGCTTAAAATTACTCATTTAGacggaaaaaaaatattttcaccATCGAACACAACCGCCAGTGGAATAATTTGACCACTATTCGTAAGAAACAGATGCAGAATACAGTTTTAGAAACATTTTAGGTATATAAGTCGGAAATTATGTGATTGAAAGATTCACTGTCCAATCAAGCTCTATATCAGAAAGTTAAATTTTGGACTGGGTCCCTAACCATTACAATGAAACATAATTTTAGTCTGAGAGCACTCGAAATGCCAACAACCTTAatttttagggggtgtttggatacgaggtgctaaacctgagggtcatatcggatgttcgaatgctaattaagaggactaaatatgagataattgcaaaactaattgcataaatggagtctaatttgcgagatgaatctattaagtctaattaatccatcatttgcaaatggttactgtagcaccacattgtgaaatcatggactaattaggcttaatagattcatctcgcgaattagactccgtctctgcaattagttttataattagactatgtttaatactcctaattagtatccaaatatccgatgggataggtgctaaactttaaccacctgcatccaaacaggccctaacctTGGCCACATCACGTTGCTTTCTAActtacttcctccgttccaaattataaatcatttcaactttcttggagagtcaagtttgactaaatttatacaatgaagtactaacattcatgataccaaataaatatcattagtttcttcattaaatatattttcatagtatatatctattctattcggtgccatagacctttgtaatcctctctataattttggtcaaatataaaatggtttggctctcaaaaaagttggaatgacttataatttggaacggagggagtagctaacTCTGTGAAACTAAGCAAGTAAATTCCAAGCATTTAGGTTCACAAATGAGAAAAGCAGGGCATCAACGGACAGGACCTCCCTCAAAGTGTTCAAGTTAAGCACCCAGATAACATTTACTCTGTAAGCCAGCTAGTCGATAAACCTGTAATCTGCACATTCCATGATAAAAGAACACAAACAATCTGTTCCTAGCTTATTGACATGCGACGACGACATGCCACAAGGTGGTTTCAACAATGCTGATAGTGCAGACATCACCAACCTTGATCTCATTCTCCTCGCAGAACCTCTTCCAATCCAGACCCCGAACATAGTGGCTGCTATTCTTGTTGGGGACAACAAGCACCTGCCAAGACCTGGTGCTGCTCATTGAGGTCTTCAGCGTGATGGTGCGAGGTTCCCGTAGTCCAATTGCATCACAAAAGGCATATGGCAAATACTGCGAGAATACGAATAACGAAATTGGTAAGAAACTGACTTCTATAAGCAATCATCAACAATCCAGGTATCATATATAGAGGATGAATACTCAGACTTCTGAATTCTAGTTTGATCATGTGGGGTTTGGTAAGTCAAGACCTGATACTACGTCAAAGTAAGTACTTTGGtatattgatttgtttgctcCTGTGATGCACACATATAGTATCAGTAATTAAATAGGCAAATGAAACTGTTGGAACTGCATTTAGAAATGTAAGCTTGTTTGCAGGAGTGCTATATTGTAGTAACATCGCTGTTTCTATTCTTGATAAAAACTGAAATGAGTTTATCCAATTTCAGACTTGCTCATACAAATAGAGTAATGGTTGTGCTTACAAGATAGTTTTCAATTGCACTGTTATTGATCTCCTTCTTTATCCAAGCTGCCGGTCCAATCTCAAAAACACATCTTGTCTTTGGCGACACCTTCTTCGAAGAAGTCATCAAGCCTTCTGGACTCTTTTGTCCTTCACTACTTGACACGTCGTTCTTCCTCTTAGGCTTGCTACGGCATAATTTCCTACTAGAAGAAGGACTATCCTGCTGAATTTGAATATATGTTAGTGTTGATACTTGAAAGAGAAAGGGGTAAGTGCTTCCGTGCTTAACTCAGATAGCAAACTTGTTCATCTTTACCTTATTATGTGTGATAACGACATGCCACAATGTGGTTTCAACAATGTTGAAGGTGCAGATGTCACCTTCCTTGAGACTGTTCTCCTGGCAGAACATCATCCAACCCCTCACAATAACGAAGCTGTTGTTCATGCATGGGAGACCACCAACCTTCCATGATTCCGTACTGTTCATTGAGGTCTTGAGTGTGATTGTGCAAGGTTCCAGTAGCCCAATTGCATCACAGAAAGATTTCGACAGAGACTGCAACAATTGTAATTATGGTTTCAGTAAGCATTATCATAATGGCATTAATAATGACTGCTAGATGTAAACTTAATTTCTTTGGATTCGATAATAGATCATGAATGCAGACACATGAAAAAAATCTACGGAACATCTGATATCATCAACTCCAGCACTTAAATGAATGCTTGATGAGAAAACAAGAGAGATGGACTTCAGTATTCACCTCGCATTTATAACCACTGCTAACAGATTCAAAAACTACCATAGAAGGATTTATCTTTTGTTCACGTTGCTGAATTCTGATGTCCTTGTCTTTGGACTCTCTCTGGAATCCATCAGGGCCAAACACTTTGACTGTGAAAACCATGTTGCCTTCATACTTCAGCAGCAGAGCATTAGCTTGAGTGACGTCATGAGACACAAGAACCTGTGACCAGCCACCTCTGAGAAACAAGTTCGACTCATTCATCTCGAGTTCAACACGACAAATCTTCCCAAGGGAGCCAATAACCATGGCCATACGACTGTTCTTGTGCTCTTCAGGGATGTAATGTTCCACAAACTTAGCCGGTATTAGCTGCAAGAACACATAAAAAGGGGTAAAGTTAGACCATCCTATCTAATCAGAGAAAACAGGATGAGAAAAACGAAGTAGCAACAAAAGTCTATGTACCATCTTttccatgaaatcgtgtggaAGCACACTGACGAACTGCGGCCTATGGGAAACATCTTTGCTGCTTGTGGTTGCTTCTGAAGAAAATACGAGTTACAAGAAATTAGTTTGAACTGAATTTAGGAGTTATTGGCACTAGGTAACTAGAAGTCGACAAGGATAACTTAATCCTAATTAGGTAGAATTGATCTTCTTGCAAGCTTCCTTATTGATCTAATTTTGCCATATGAATTACATGATCATTTGTCAGTGAGGATCAGCTCTACGTTTGAGGACTCTAATATTGCAATATTACAACTTAATTTTTCAGTGTCCAAGCAGATCACATTCAGGTGAAGAtcctaattttattttctttgggACTTTACAGCATATGAACATCTACACGCGGAATCCTTTTTTACCTGTAGGTGGAGTGCCGAGGCCCCTGATACAACCGCTGGCGTCGAACGCCTTGAGGGTcaggacgccgccgccatggtgCCGGAGGACCAAGAACCACCCGTCCCTGACGCCGAATGCGGCCGCGATCTCCGGCCACCCGCGCCCCAGGaaggcgccgtcgccgtcccgcccgaCCTCGACACGCCAGACCTTGACCTTGCCGCCGGACGGGCCGACGACGCGGGCCTCCCCGGCGCCGATCCCCTCAGCGAGCTCGTCCGGAATGCGCTGCGAGTGCAAAAGATGTGTCATTTTCGCGACCAGCGTCCATCCCGATCGAGAGCGCGGCGGATCGGCTGCGGCGTCGGCCTTACCTGACGTTCACAGGAGAACTGGAGCAGCACCCTGAGGTGCTTGGCGCTGGCGGCGACATGGTTGCCGGACGACGCCATTGCCGGGGACGTGGACGAAGGTGTGAGTGAGCCTCTAGCTGAATgtctgcggcggcgcggaaAGTGGGTGTCATTGGGTAGGCAGTAGGCTAGCTGAATTGCCCCAGTGTCTAGTGAATTTAAATTTATTGGGTTCAGCTAGAAAAATCTGCTGTGATATCAAAAGAGGTACAATGATaagatttttttcattttatatgGTGTATTAGGATTTGAAAAGGCAAGGCTTATATTAGCTAACAATTAGTCCAATTATATATATGTCCATGGTGTCCAAAGCTATATAGCTTAGTCTTAGTGTATGGAAACTATAACAATGGATTAATATATATTAAACGAATCTTTTAATACAATACTGATTTTGCAGTAATTGGTGATAAACTTATAAATAACTTTCTATATCCTAATACGCTTTTAAAACCTAGAGGAATGACCCATAAAATAGGAGAAACACGTAACTTTTGGTGGATCACTAGTGCATAAGCACAGGAAAAAAATGCAACTGCGCTCTAACGATCAAATTCATTTTTACGTACAAGGTCATGAATGATGGTTCTGGGTGGAGCCCACTGCCAACTGTATGCAAGAGTGAACGTAATCGTTTTGATCTTCATATTTTTGCTGTATCTGTTAAAAAGACATTACCTTGTTATTTCTATGCAGCATTCCTCTTTTGAAGTATCACcagtgaaaaaaaatataaaaattgtGGTGTATGGGAAAGTAGAAATATTATTATTTAAAACAAGTGTAGCTCCTCGATCTCTTGCGGGCCCtctggggagggagaggagggagatcgAAGCAGTGTCTATGCTTGGGCATATATAAGACTATGATCCTATATTCTCGGTGGCGGAGCCagaaaatcaaaattttctatgtTATTGGGGGGCTTATTgggcttgttcgcttcagcttataagccggctgaaaagctaaaacggctgatttattgtgagaggaaaacactgtttggtggctgataagccggctgaataagctgaagcgaacaggcccattaTTATTTGCTCTATTTCTCCTTCAGTTTCTTGCACGTTTGAGGAGATCGAGTGGCGCGGGTGGGCAATATTCATAATAATCTAGAATTTGGTGTTTTTCCCCCCTCAGATCCGGAGTACCCTGTTTAGAGTTGGATTGTGGATTCTGGAGGCACGGTTTTGGAACCGGAGGAAAAGAAAAGCTACACATTTGTTTCAGCCTTTAATTTTTGAAATCAACAAAAGATAATCGAAAGCTGACATAAACAGGCCCCATGAAGCTTGTGCCTGTTATGGCCTAACCAGATTATATGCCTGCTATGCTTGTACACAATACCACAAGCCGGCCGAGACTTGTTACTGTTCACAGAGCTCTTAAAATGTGATTGTGCAGGCTTCGAGATCCCGCCATCGCCAGGCGTGCTACACGCAAGCCTGGGCTGAGCTGGGCCTTCTGCGTGCGTTCGACAGAAAGCAGTTGACACACAAGGCaggcggcaggcaggcaggagcAGACTGCCCAGCATCCAGCGGCCCAGCAACGAGCTTTGCACAGCAAGAGAATGTGTGTGTGATAACGCTAGCATTTTCCTTGATTTGCATGTCACGTGTCTTCTGTCAGAACTCCAAATTAGTGAACTAGTCGGCCCATGCATTAGTACGGGCTAGTCCCTGAAAAATAATACGTGTCTTTTATCTTTGTATACTTGTATGTTTCTTGAGATTGTGTTGACAGATATATACATTAATAGCtcaaaataataaaacaaaGGAGAAAACTTAGTATCATTGCAGTTGGTTTTTTCGTTAGTATCACCCACGGGTGGTGATTTTTGATCCGGAACTAAAGCAGGGTCTTTAGTTCCGATTGATATTTGATCCGGAACTAAAgcaccttttatcccggatcAACTTTAAACTggaacaaaagggggcgcatggaaggtgagttctctaccagtgacaATAAACAAAAATCTATCAAGAAACTGGCTGATTACTTAACCACATTTTTAGCTTCGGTCCAAGACATGGTGCTAAGTCGCTGCACTCAAACCCCTTGTATACCTAGCttaagggagtgtttggatacgacgtgctaaactttagcagggccacgtcgaatattcggatgctaattagaaggactaaacatgagctaattacaaaactaattgcacagatggagtctaattcgcgagacgaatctattaaggctaattaatccatcattagtaaatggttactgtagcaccacattgtcaaatcatggactaattaggcttaatagattcgtctcgcgaattagactccatctgtgcaattagttttgtaattagactatatttaatacttctaattagtatccaaacatccgatgtgataggtgctaaagtttagcacggtgttcccaaacaccccctaagtttgCAACAACAAATATAATATCTTTTTGCCAGCACGTAATGAATTTGTATCAACATAATGGACATTTTCTAATTTACCTGAGGTCGTTGAGCAGCATATATTTGACCACTAACTTTTAAGCGGCGTGCCTGCATATGTATCCTACTCACCGGAAGACTCTGCTGCACCTACATGGCTACATCCTCTCCTTTAAGGGTGAAAAGGGTATGAACATTATCTGACCGTGTCCGACCAGAGAGGTTCAGAGACTAAATGGATAGTCCACATCCGTTTATCCCAATAAAAATACTTAATATAACTACCGTATCCGAATACTTAAAGTTGAACACTATTCATATCcatatatgtatatatcaaTCCGTATCCGA
This portion of the Setaria viridis chromosome 7, Setaria_viridis_v4.0, whole genome shotgun sequence genome encodes:
- the LOC117862416 gene encoding small ribosomal subunit protein eS27, with the protein product MVLQNDIDLLNPPAELEKLKHKKKRLVQSPNSFFMDVKCQGCFSITTVFSHSQTVVVCPGCQTVLCQPTGGKARLTEGCSFRRKGD
- the LOC117862990 gene encoding uncharacterized protein; this translates as MDGGGIQAAAAAAKGKGVDGEAAVTLEELRKRMADFAKERDWDQFHSPRNLLLAMVGEVGELSEIFQWRGEVPRGLPGWEARETEHLGEELADVLLYLVRLSDMCGVDLGKAALRKIGLNAIKHPVGKRHNTSSKKFARCSGSNGNAGSTTGADKNEAVKEGDKEGALIG